GTCTTGTCCCCGTGGCCGCGCGCGATCCGGAACAGGTCGCCCAGCGTCGGTGGCGCCTTCTCCCAGATTCGGGTCGGCACGCCGCGGATCTCGACTGTCGTGATCGCGAAGGGCGCGCCCGAGGCGGTGAGCCGCGCCTCGGCCTCGCGGAAGGGCAGGGCCGGCCAGCCGGCGGGGATGCGGGGATCGGGACTCATCGCGCGATCGTCACGCCGCCGTCGATCACGAGCGCCTGGCCGGTCACGAACCGGCCGGCCGCGGAGGCGAGGAACACGGCGGCGCCCGCGATCTCGTCGGGCTCGCCGATCCGGCGTAAGGGCGCGGCGTCCGTGGTGGCGGCCAGCATGGCGGGATCCTCCCACAGGGCCCGGGCGAAGTCGGTCCGGATCAGCCCCGGGCAGAGGCAGTTCACCCGGACGTTGGCCGGCCCGTACTCCACCGCGTAGTTGCGGGCGAGCTGGAGGTCGGCGGCCTTCGAGACGTTGTAGGCGCCGATGACCGGCGAACCCTTGAGCGCCCCGATCGACGAGACGATGACGATCGCGCCGTCCCGCCGCGCGACCATGCCGGGGGCGACCATCTGGATCAGCCAGTGGTTCGACAGGACGTTGTTCTCGAGGATCTTCCGGAATTGCGCGTCGGAGATGCCGGCCAGCGGCCCGTAATAGGGGTTGCTGGCGGCGTTGCAGACCAGCACGTCCACAGGACCGAGCTGGGTCTCGGTCTCGGCAACGAGGTGTTCCAGCTCCGCCTTCACCGAGATGCTGGCCGGGATCGCCACGGCGCGGCCGGCCCCATGGGCGGCCTCGATCTCGGCCACGACCGCCTCGCAAGCCTCGCGCTTGCGCGAGGAGATCACCACCCGGGCGCCGTGCTCGGCCATCCGCAGGGCGATCGCCCGCCCGATGCCCCGGGACGAGCCGGTGACGAGGGCGACCTTGCCGGTCAGGTCGAACAGCGACATGGGCTAGACCCTCTCACCGGAGACGCGCGGATCCCGCACCGGCCCCGTCGTCCCGGGACGCCGCAGGCGAGCCCGGGACCCAGAGCCGCCGCGGCGCCAGGACGAGGTCGGCCAGCGCGTCTGGATCCCGGGCTCCGCTGCGCGGCCCCGGGATGACGGGCGGGGAGGGGCGGGTCACAGATCATCGGCCGCCATCCGCCCCCGCCCGCATCGACCGGCGCAGGCGCGCCATGCCGGCGAGCCAGCGCTCGGGATCCTCGGCGCGGCGGCGGGCGTATTCGGCCACCTGCGGGTGCGGCAGGATCAGGAAGCGCCCCAAGGCCAGCCCGTCGAGGGCGGCCTCGGCCACGACCTCCGGTGCCAGCACGCCGTCGCGCGACGCGGCGCTGGCTTGCCCCAGCATGGCGGTGTCGACGCCCTGCGGGCACAGGGCGGCGACCCGGATCCCGTCCTCGGCATGGGCGATGGCGAGATGCTCCAGGAAGGCGAGCGCCGCGTGCTTGGTGGCCGAGTAGGTGGCGCTGCCGATCTGGCTGAGCAGTCCCGCCGCCGAGACCGTGCCGAGGAACGCGCCCCCGCCCCGGACGCGCCAGAGCGGGACCAGCACCCGCGCCGCGTGGACATGGCCCATCACGTTCACCGCGAAGGCACGCGCCCAGCTCTCCGGGTCGGCGGAGGTGGCGAGAGCCGGATCGGGGTCGCGCTCCAGGATGCCGGCGTTGGAACAGTAGAGCGCGATCGGGCCGATCTCGGCCTCGATACGCGCCAGGACCGCACTGACCGCCTCCGCGTCGCCGACGTCGAGCGCGAAGGCCCGCCCGCCGAGTTCCGCCGCCACGGCCTCCGCCCCTTCTCCGTCCCGGTCGAGGGCAACGATCGTCGCGCCCCGGGCCTTGGCCGCGACCGCGAGCGCCCGGCCGATGCCCCGTGCGGCCCCGGTGACGGCGACGACGCGGCCGGCGAGCTCCATGCTCAGGCCCCCGCCCGCTCGGCGAAGCCCCAGGCCGCGGCGGCGAGCTTCGGCACGCGCGCCGCCATCGCGGAGGCGTGCTCGCTCGCGGCGTTGCCGGCCTTGGCGCGGGCGGCCACGCCCTGCAGGATGCCGACCAGCCGGAACAGGTTGTAGGCG
This window of the Methylobacterium tardum genome carries:
- a CDS encoding SDR family NAD(P)-dependent oxidoreductase, whose amino-acid sequence is MSLFDLTGKVALVTGSSRGIGRAIALRMAEHGARVVISSRKREACEAVVAEIEAAHGAGRAVAIPASISVKAELEHLVAETETQLGPVDVLVCNAASNPYYGPLAGISDAQFRKILENNVLSNHWLIQMVAPGMVARRDGAIVIVSSIGALKGSPVIGAYNVSKAADLQLARNYAVEYGPANVRVNCLCPGLIRTDFARALWEDPAMLAATTDAAPLRRIGEPDEIAGAAVFLASAAGRFVTGQALVIDGGVTIAR
- a CDS encoding SDR family NAD(P)-dependent oxidoreductase, with the translated sequence MELAGRVVAVTGAARGIGRALAVAAKARGATIVALDRDGEGAEAVAAELGGRAFALDVGDAEAVSAVLARIEAEIGPIALYCSNAGILERDPDPALATSADPESWARAFAVNVMGHVHAARVLVPLWRVRGGGAFLGTVSAAGLLSQIGSATYSATKHAALAFLEHLAIAHAEDGIRVAALCPQGVDTAMLGQASAASRDGVLAPEVVAEAALDGLALGRFLILPHPQVAEYARRRAEDPERWLAGMARLRRSMRAGADGGR